TACCAAACAATTTGAAAATGTCAATTGAAATTTAGTTATTGCTAATCTGATGTATAAAATAACACAGTCTTCACATCATAATTGCAGTACCATAATCATCAATGGAAAAGTTTAAGAAAAGAGGGAGAAAAATTGGGCATTTTAAGTGGAAATCCGAAAGAAGAACCAATGCACTATGGTGAAGTCCTCGGTTGCTGGGCATATGCAGGCGCGAACAAAGGGTTAATTAGCGGATATCAGGGTTTCATCAACCATGCAGGCGATGAGGACCTGATCGAGCTTCTGAAAGACGCGGTTGAAATGATGAAGGAAGAAAATAAGGCAGTCGAGAAAGTCCTTAAAGAGAACGGAGTGACGCCTCCTCCGACATTGCCTGATCGAGCAGTTGCAAAAGCCGAAGACATTCCAGTTGGCGCGCGTTACATGGATCCGGAAATCAGTGGAGCCGTTTCTATAAACGTCGGACAAGGTCTTGTATCATGCAGTCAAGTGATCGGCCAATGCCTTAGAGAAGACATTGCAATGATGTTCAGTAAATTTCATGCAGACCGACTATTGTTTGGAATGAGATTACTTCGTCTGAACAAGGAAAAAGGTTGGATCATCCCACCTCCGATGCATGGTGCAGCATTCCCGAATAGTAAATGAGATGGAGCAGCTGAAATTACTCAGCTGCTTTTATTTATGCTCACTTTTCTGAAGAATATGGTAAAATGTCAATTGTAAGATAGTGAAGGGGGATATGTCGTGGTTTTATTTACAAGAAAAGAGAATATAGTTGAAAATTTCCATGGAACTGAAATCCGAGATCCATACAGATGGCTTGAAAATCCGGAAGACCCCGAAGTTAATCAGTGGGTTGATGAACAAAACAAACAGACGCAGGATTTCCTCGCATCTTACTCGAATCGCCCAAAAGTGAAGAGTAAGCTGACGGAAACGTGGAACTATGCTAAGTATACTGTTCCTCAAAAAGAAGGGGATTATTTTTATTTCCATAAAAATGACGGTCTACAAAACCAAGCTGTCTTCTACCGTACAAAAGATCTTGATTCTAAGGAATTGGAAGTTGTCTTAGATCCGAATACGATGAATGATGAAGGGACCGCTGCTATAACAAATCTTTCATTCTCTAAAGACGGAAAGAGATTGGCATATGGTATTTCGGTCAATGGAAGTGACTGGCAGGAAATCAAAGTGCGGAACCTGGAGACTGGTAAAGACGAAGAGGATCTGATCCGTTTTTGTAAGTTCTCAAGCATCGCTTGGAATGAAGAAGGGACAGGCTTCTACTATAACCGTTTTCCCAATCCAGCGACTGTTTCACCCGAAGAACAAAGCTTTTACAATAAAGTGTTTTGGCACGAGGCAGGCACTAAGCAAGAAGATGATGTACTCGTTTATGAAGATCCCGACAACAAGGAATTCTCGTTTAACCCAATATTATCGGATGATTATCGTTATTTGATCCTGAATGTTTGGAAAGGCACCGAAAATAAAAGCCGAATTTATTATAAAGACCTAGAAGAAGATGGGGAATTTGTCTATCTGTTTGATAAGGGCGATGGAGAATATAATTTCATCGGCAATGAAGGGCGAACTTTCTATTTCCTAACAAATGTCGATGCACCACGCGAAAAAATCATCGCAGTCGACTTGGATAATTCATCGAAGGAAAATTGGATTGATATCATTTCGGAAAAAGACGATGTGTTGTTTTTCGGAAAAATGATTAACCGACGACTCGTGGTCGGCTATTTGCATAATGCACATCATGAACTGAAGATTTTCAGTTTGGATGGCAAGCATGAGAATGACGTCCAATTGCCGGGATATATTTCATTGACCGGGTTGACAGGAAAGAAAGAGGAAGATTGGATGTTCGTCAGTTATACGTCCTATTTGTCGCCGAGTGCAGTGGCTAGCTATGATTTCGGACAAGGCGAACTGACCGGAGTGTTTCAGGATGAGGACAAATTCGACACAGAAGGATTCAAGACATCTCAAATCTTTTATTCATCGAAGGACGGGACAAAGATCCCGATGTTCCTTACCCATAAGAAGGACTTGGTCCTCAATGGCGAGAATCCGGTCCTTCTATATGGCTACGGCGGGTTCAATGTCAGTTTGACTCCATCCTTTTCACCTGCAGTACGCATGTGGATTGAGGAAGGCGGCGTCTATGCAGTTGCGAATTTGAGAGGCGGCGGCGAATTCGGGGAAGAGTGGTATAATGCAGGGACGCTTGGACGCAAACAAAATGTCTTTGATGATTTTTCGGCCGCTGGCGAATGGCTGATAGCAGAAGGTTATACGAAAACCGAAAAGCTCGCAATTATGGGAGGCAGCAATGGTGGCTTGCTTGTCGGGGCAAGCATTACCCAGCGTCCGGATTTGTTTGGAGCGGCAATTTGCCAAGTGCCGGTGACGGATATGCTCCGTTACCACAAGTTTACGGTAGGACGCTATTGGGTGACGGACTATGGAAACGCAGAAAAAAATGCCGATGATTTTGCTTACATGATCAAATATTCACCGCTCCATAATGTTAAGGAAGGTGTTAAGTACCCGCCGACCTTAATTACGACGGCTGATACGGACGATCGTGTCGTTCCAGCGCATGCGTTAAAATTCGCGGCAACTTTGCAGGCTGCTTATACAGAAGGAGACCATCCAATTCTACTCCGTGTGGAAAAGAATGCAGGACACGGTCTCGGTAAGCCGACTGTAAAAATTATCGAAGAACAAACCGATGTCTATTCTTTTCTCTTCAAAATATTGGACGTTCAATTGTAAAAAGGGAGGCTGTCTCAAAATCGAGACAGCCTCTTCCTATTTTTGACGTTCCCAGTTGCGGAGGGCAGGGTATGGATCGAAGGCCCATTCAACCCGTCCGTTGTATTTATATACTCCATAATGGAGATGGGGAGGGAATTTACCGGATGTCCCTTCTTTTCCGTATCCTGTGCTGCCGACAAAGCCGAGAAGAGTCCCGGGTTCAACGATATCGCCTTCTTTAATACCTTTATCAAAATACGCCAAATGGGCAAAGTAATGATACGTGTTATGGTTGTCACGTATACCGATGCGCCAACCTCCGTATTCGTTCCATCCCATCACTTCGATGACGCCGTAAGAAGTGGCGATAACTGGAACACCATATCCGGCAAAAATGTCCGTACCTTCATGAATCCGGCGTCCGCCCCATCCGCGACTTGACCCCCATGTGCCACGATAAGAATAATTGTGTCCTTTCGGAATTGGAAATACGTGCTTATCCAATTCAACAGTCTCAAAATGCCTGTACAGTTTGGCGATTGTTACAATCTGATTGACCGTTGCTTCCCGTTTATAATAATGCCATAAAGCCGCCTTGAAATCGTCTTCATCGGGACCGTATATAGCCAGGTGAGAAGACATCGTCAATAGCACGTCCATTGGATCGGATTTGTCTGCTGCGCCATCCCCATTCCCGTCCGTTCCGTACCCGCCAAAAAACGCAATCGTGTTCGGAGAATTGTCGGCTATGTCTGGATTTAATACACCAAACCAATGCTCAGGAGGAAAGTGAATGGAAATCGGTCCGTCCGTTTTCGGAAGGTCGTTACGAACTTGCTGGATGTTTCGTTCATATTGATCGATCGCAGCAAGGTAGTACCATGGAACAAGTTCATTTGCAAATTGCAAATAATAACCCATACGCTCCTCCA
The genomic region above belongs to Sporosarcina sp. Marseille-Q4943 and contains:
- a CDS encoding DUF3231 family protein — protein: MGILSGNPKEEPMHYGEVLGCWAYAGANKGLISGYQGFINHAGDEDLIELLKDAVEMMKEENKAVEKVLKENGVTPPPTLPDRAVAKAEDIPVGARYMDPEISGAVSINVGQGLVSCSQVIGQCLREDIAMMFSKFHADRLLFGMRLLRLNKEKGWIIPPPMHGAAFPNSK
- a CDS encoding prolyl oligopeptidase family protein, which gives rise to MVLFTRKENIVENFHGTEIRDPYRWLENPEDPEVNQWVDEQNKQTQDFLASYSNRPKVKSKLTETWNYAKYTVPQKEGDYFYFHKNDGLQNQAVFYRTKDLDSKELEVVLDPNTMNDEGTAAITNLSFSKDGKRLAYGISVNGSDWQEIKVRNLETGKDEEDLIRFCKFSSIAWNEEGTGFYYNRFPNPATVSPEEQSFYNKVFWHEAGTKQEDDVLVYEDPDNKEFSFNPILSDDYRYLILNVWKGTENKSRIYYKDLEEDGEFVYLFDKGDGEYNFIGNEGRTFYFLTNVDAPREKIIAVDLDNSSKENWIDIISEKDDVLFFGKMINRRLVVGYLHNAHHELKIFSLDGKHENDVQLPGYISLTGLTGKKEEDWMFVSYTSYLSPSAVASYDFGQGELTGVFQDEDKFDTEGFKTSQIFYSSKDGTKIPMFLTHKKDLVLNGENPVLLYGYGGFNVSLTPSFSPAVRMWIEEGGVYAVANLRGGGEFGEEWYNAGTLGRKQNVFDDFSAAGEWLIAEGYTKTEKLAIMGGSNGGLLVGASITQRPDLFGAAICQVPVTDMLRYHKFTVGRYWVTDYGNAEKNADDFAYMIKYSPLHNVKEGVKYPPTLITTADTDDRVVPAHALKFAATLQAAYTEGDHPILLRVEKNAGHGLGKPTVKIIEEQTDVYSFLFKILDVQL
- a CDS encoding M23 family metallopeptidase, translated to MIAFFCAMICLCLPLNIASASDQRTEKELMEERMGYYLQFANELVPWYYLAAIDQYERNIQQVRNDLPKTDGPISIHFPPEHWFGVLNPDIADNSPNTIAFFGGYGTDGNGDGAADKSDPMDVLLTMSSHLAIYGPDEDDFKAALWHYYKREATVNQIVTIAKLYRHFETVELDKHVFPIPKGHNYSYRGTWGSSRGWGGRRIHEGTDIFAGYGVPVIATSYGVIEVMGWNEYGGWRIGIRDNHNTYHYFAHLAYFDKGIKEGDIVEPGTLLGFVGSTGYGKEGTSGKFPPHLHYGVYKYNGRVEWAFDPYPALRNWERQK